A region of the Paracoccus pantotrophus genome:
CGGGGCGCTCCTCGGTGTGCATGACGCGCGCACCGGACCCGAGCGCTCGGGTGACCTTCTTGTTGAAGCCGACGTCGGACTTGCTGACCGAGATCCGGTAGTTGGCGAAGAGCACGACGTCCGAGTGCTCCTGCAGCAGCGCGGAGGCGCGCGCCTGCAGCTTGATCACGTACCGGTCGTAGGGTTCGTGCTCGGGGCTGTCGAAGCGCTTGATGTCGGTGTGGGCGATCTGGATGACCGCCATGCCCTTGCGGTCGCGGAGCCCGTTCAGCTTGTCGATGTATTCGCGCCAGATGATCAGCGCCTCGGCGTAGCCCTTGCCGAAGCCGGGGCTTTCGATCGACTGCCAGCCATTGCGCCGGCAGGCCTCGGCCCAGATCAGCGGCTCCAGCCAGTCCACGCTGTCGACGACCACTGTCGAATAGCTGTGATCCTCGTCGAGCAGGGCGTCGAGCGCCTCGGCGACCTCCGGGTAGCTCGTCGCCAACGGGAAATGCGGGACCTGCAGCTTGCCGAGACCATCCTCGGTGAGGACGAACACCGGCGCGTCGGCGGACGCGGCGAAGGTGGACTTGCCGATGCCGGCGACGCCGTGGATCAGGACGCGCGGCGGGCGCAGAGCCGTCGAGGTTTGGAGGGATGCGAGCGAGATGGCCATCAGCGCGCCTCCTCGCCGAGCAGCAGCCGGAACTTGGGCTTGCCCGTGCGGACGGTCCGCGCGGGCTCGAACTCCTGCCGGATGTCCGTGGGCCAGGCAGTGTATTTCCGCTCGGGGACGCTGAACGCGATGTCGACGTACTCGGCGGGATCGACGCCATCGGCCCGGATCCGCTCGACCAGACCGGCGAGCATCGTCTGGTCCCAATCGACGCGCTTGGGGAGATCGGCGACCACGGTGACCGGGCCGTCCTGCAGCCGGACGGTGCCGGTGTCCTTGCCCTCCGCGCGGCGCGCCTCCTGCGCCTGGTCGCCGTACTTCAGCGCGATGGCGCCATCGAGCCAGTCGCAGAGGGTCTTCACGGCGCGCAGCCGCTCGTCGGCGTCCTGCTTCAGGAGCGCCAGCTCTTCGCCCGGCAGAGCGGCGATCTCACCGACCGGCAGGGTGGGCAGGTCGTCGAGGGTGATGCGGTTGGGGATCATCATGGCCACCCCCTCACGCCAGCTTTTCAGCGGGCTTGTCGGCCGTGCTCGAGCAGTGCCGGCTGGCCTCGTAGGCCTCGACATCCTCGAGCCGGTACACGACCCGGCCGCCGATCTTGATGAAGGCGGGGCCCTCACCGGTCCAACGCCAGCGCTCCAGCGTGCGCGGGCTGATCTTCCATCGAGCCGCCAGCTCGACCTGGTTGAGATGCGTGACTGACATCCGAAACCTCATTGAGTTGTCCGTTGTTCACCCCGGCACGTTGGTGCGCCCGGATACACGAACAATTTCAATGCTTTGCGGCCTTCAGTATATGATCACGCCCGAATTTTCTTGTGACGTCCGGACAAGAAAAAAGCCCCGAAAAAACGGGGCTTCGCTGGGCAGATTGTGACGTTGTGCGCGGGGGCCTGTGACGTCGGCGGATTATTCCTGTGACGCAGCCGGATTCGGAGCCTCAATGTCGCCGAGGGCGATCTCACGGCATGCCGGGTTGAGGCGGTAGCCAGCGCGATCCTTGGTCTCGATGAAACTGTCCTGATCGAGCGGGATCCCGAGCATCACGGCCAGCGGGTCAAGCGCGTCTCGCAACCTGCGCAGTTGCTGGCGCATCGACTGCTCGGATATGCCGATTTTGTCCGCCACATCGTGAGGTGGCATGAACTGGACCTCCGA
Encoded here:
- a CDS encoding ATP-binding protein, with amino-acid sequence MAISLASLQTSTALRPPRVLIHGVAGIGKSTFAASADAPVFVLTEDGLGKLQVPHFPLATSYPEVAEALDALLDEDHSYSTVVVDSVDWLEPLIWAEACRRNGWQSIESPGFGKGYAEALIIWREYIDKLNGLRDRKGMAVIQIAHTDIKRFDSPEHEPYDRYVIKLQARASALLQEHSDVVLFANYRISVSKSDVGFNKKVTRALGSGARVMHTEERPAFLAKNRYGLPETLPLEWSEFLAAMPQSA
- a CDS encoding helix-turn-helix transcriptional regulator; protein product: MSVTHLNQVELAARWKISPRTLERWRWTGEGPAFIKIGGRVVYRLEDVEAYEASRHCSSTADKPAEKLA